The nucleotide window ATGAAGTTCCTTTAGTATTGGACAGGGAAAACGCTGGCCAGTACATTTCCAACAGAATTAATTTAGGAATTGATTTTGAAAATGACAAGAATACTCTTAACGAATGGGCAGAAATTGTAGATTCCCTTAAGATTCAAGATCCGGTGGTTACCATTGGTATTGTGGGAAAATACGTTGAATTGGAAGACGCTTATATAAGTATCAGAGAATCCTTGCACCACGCAGCAGCGAAAATTGGCGCTAAAATGAAAATCGTATACCTCTCATCTGATGTGGATGTGGAAAATGAGGAAGAATTGAAAGCTTTCCATGAGGAACTTTCCAAGCTTGACGGTATTCTTATTCCTGGAGGATTTGGTGACCGTGGTGTAGAAGGTAAGTTAAGTGCTGTTGACTATGCAATTGAAAATGAAGTTCCTATTTTCGGTATCTGTTTAGGTATGCAATGTATGGTAATTCAATTTGCAAGAAGAATCGGAATGGACAGTGCAAACAGCAGTGAATTCAAAGATGACCTAGAATACCCAGTAATTGACATGATGGAAGAGCAAAAGAAAATCAAGAATATGGGTGGAACCATGCGTTTAGGTGCTTATGACTGTAAATTGATTGACGGCACCAAAACCAAAGAGGCATATGGTGAAGACTTGATTCAAGAAAGACACAGACACAGATACGAATACAATAACGAATACAGGGATGTATTAACTGAAAACGGTCTTGTTATTGCAGGAACAACTCCTGATGATTTCTTGGTTGAAATCGTGGAATTGCCTGATCATCCTTGGTTTATTGGATGTCAATTCCATCCAGAGTTCAAATCAAGACCAAACAATGCACATCCATTGTTCGCTTCATTTGTAAAGGCATCTTTTGAAAACAAAGAATAGAACAAACTTTTAGAAAAAGTTTGATCAAAATTCTTTCTTTTTTTATTCTATTTTCACTATTTTTTTTAAATTTTATATTATTTTTTAACTATTTTTAAAATTAATTTTGATTTTTTTCACTAATTGATTTTACACAATTGTGATTTTGTGCAATTGTGCAATTGAAATTTTTATTTTTTTCGCATTTCAAATCATTTTATATTGAATCAAGACCTATTTAATAACATATTCACTTAAAAAAATATTAAAGGGGTAGTATGAGCGAAATAAGTAAAAATAATAAAGAAATAGGAAAAACAATTGCTACAAAGGTTCCAATAAACATCCATAATCAATTGATGAATCTAATAGAAAACGGCGATTACTTAAGCATTTCAGACTTTCTTAGGGAAGCAATAAGGGAACAGTTAAAGACTTATAAGGTTGCTAATTTTAGAGAAATCAATTATTTTGATGCAAAGAAGGAAGTTGTAAGCTATTTCATAAAATATGATGATTGCTTTCTGGATGAGATAGCTATCGATCTGGAACTTGATTTCGAACTGGTTTTAAACATAATCAAAGACCTTATGGAAGAAGGGAGGATTGTAAAGATTTCAAATGAGGAACTCTTTGAAAAAAGAGGAATTGATAATTTGGATGTTTATCGCTCAAAGGATAATGATTCAGTCTATAAGATAGAAGGAAAGCGATTTATTGTCGAATCAAGATTCAAAGATTATGAATTCATCACCATAAGACATAATGCTGATTATAAATCCGTTTTTAAAAACAATGGAATGGTGCTTGAAAACGCTTCAGTAATATTGTCTGAAGCCTATTCCTTTATAAAATAGATTTTTTAATAATTCTTTTTTTATTTTTTTTAAATTTTTTATAATTTTTCATTTTGATGATACTTTTTTAATTGATTAATAATTTGCAATATGATTTTATTTTTTCGATTTAACATCAATTTACATTTTAAAATAAATATAACAATTAATTTGTACTTCAAAACTTAAAAAAACTATTATATTTAAATATAATGAAAAAATAATAATCAATTGTCTTATAAAAACAATTTAAATAATTTAAATTGATTTCTTAAGATAAAAATCCTATTTTATTAATTTCTATTTCTATTTATAGAAAATAGGGTCCTAAAATAGGATTGTTGCACTAATTAATTAGTAAGACTTGGAGGTTTCCTCTTGTATAATAGTATTTTTATTGGGAATATTCTGGATTTAACTATAAATCATTCACTTGGCAATTATCATCTTTTAATCAAATCATGTCAAATACATTTGTTCGTAATACTGTTAATTCTTTCAATTGCTGATTATTATGATTTGAAATTTGGAATAATTCCTAATAAATTAAGCTTGATTATAATTGTCTATGGATTGATTTTTAATTCAATATTGAGCCTATGCTTTAACAATTCATTGATTTTCATATTTTCAATAGCTTTAACTGCTTTAATCACAGCTATTTCATTTATCCTGTGGCATATTGGATTTTGGGGAGGTGGAGACTTTAAGCTATTCATTGGATTGTCATTAGGATTGTCCTTTTTAGACTTAAATAATCTAAACTTAAATTATTTCTCAAGCTTAAACATTCCCATCTTTAATCAATGGATTTTTTATCCAAAGATTATTTCAATACTTCTAAATGGCATTCTAATAGCCTTGGTGTTGATTTTCATATCAATTTCTTATGAATCAATTAAAAATAAAAAGCTAAAACATTATTCAAAATTATCTATTTTAGATTTTAGCTCAGTGTTTAGCAAATTAACCACTAAAACTGTAGATATTAAAAGTTTATCAGAAGGAATGGTCTTGAAGAAATATTACTTCAAGAATCAGATTGCATATGATAGGATTAATGAACTAAAGAACAAAATCAATTCAAATACCAATTTAAATGCATTTAATGAGGGTGATATTTATTATTTCTCATCATCAAACAGTATGGGTTTGACAAAAGAGGATATAAAATTGATTAATGGATTATACAAGATGGACATTATCAAAAATCATGATTTTGAAATTAGGGCAGAAATTCCATTCATGCCTTTCATAACCCTCGGATATGTAGGTTTTTTATTCTTTGGAGATTTCATAGCCATTATTTCAGGTTTTATAAAAATAATGTTTTAGTTAGGTAAAAACAATGAAAAATATTTCTATAGGCAATAAAGGCCAATTGTCACTTGAATATGTCTTAAGTTCCATGATAGTGATCTTAATCATCAGCCTAATATCTGTTCCCATATTATTGACTGCAATGGATTATTCCAATGATATATTGGATTCAATCAATTCCAAAAGCGAACTGTCTAAAATAACTGATGCAATTGACTTTTGCTATGCCTCTGGAAAGGGGTCTAAAAGAACTGTATTGGTTGACTTTAATCGAAATGTGGATATCAGACTGTATAATGACGGCAAAAATGGATTGGCTTTGATAAATTTGAACTTATCTGACAATTCACAAGAAATCACAAGGTATTTTGATTATAATGGATTAAATGAAAACATTCATTTATCTAAAGGGTTTAATAGGATTGCAGTAAAATGGGACGAGAATTCAAATGTGATTGAAGTAAAGAGATTGATTTAATACTTCACCGTTTCATAATGCTTTTTTAACAGAAAATTCTCTTTTCATAAAATATATAAATTAAGTTTTTTATATATAATATTAGAATAATAATTCTTAATTTTAAAATATTTATTATAAAATTGTTTTAAAACTTAAATAAATTTATTAATTTGTTTTTATTTTAAAAATTAGGACTTATTTAATGTAATATTGATTTATAAATTTATTTAACTCTCTAAAAACTGAATTAAGATAAATTTATATTTAAAATTGTTAAAAGAGTTGATTATGATGGATTTAATTACTGGAATAATATTTGTAATCCTATTCATTATAATTATGGTATTTGCCTTTTCCATGGGTATTCTATCTCCATATGTTGGTAGAAAGGAAATCGTATCCATAATCTTAATAGGATTTGTTCTTGGCGCTATCGGAGGATACTTCTTCATTGACCCTATTTACGAAGAAAGCCCGTATATTATAGGTAATGTTCAAGGACTTTTTACATTGGATAGTGAAGTGATTTATCTAAACATTCCATCAACTTCAAACATCAGTGATGTAACAAATAAGATTAGCAATTTAAATGGAGTTAATTCAGTTTCTACAAACGGATTTGAGTTGAAAACAGGGTTCATCAAGAACAGCACAAAGATTTATGTGGAGAATCATTTAAGAAGCGATTCTGAGATTGAATCCTTTAAGGTAACCAACAATTCAGTTACTGTAGACTTAAAAAATCCTGCAAGTTCAACCACCACATTAGGTTCTCTTGTAAATTGGCTAAGCAATAGGGCTGGAGTAGGCTCTGAATTCGCTTTCGTCCATATACAAGTTCATGTAAATTCCAATGATGTGGAAGAGGTCAGGGATTATTTAAATGAAAGCAATTACAACATAATCTCTATTGAAGGGCCTGTACAGGATACAATACATTATTTTGAAGATCATTTGGCTCCAACTTATGTTATAATGTTCATTACAGGGCTTGTGGGAGTAGCTGTAGCTATTGCAGGAGTCTTTGTTGAACCTTTAACCAAATTCACTAGAAGATTTAAAAAAGACCAAAAAGAAAGAATTAGAAGTAGAAGCAATAGAAGAAGACGTTAATTAGTTTATTTAAAGGAGGATAATATGTCTAAATTCTGTCCGGAATGCGGTTTTGAGCAACATAATGATAATAATCGTTATTGTTCCAATTGCGGTTTTGACTTTTACAAAGTGGAAAACAATATTAAATCAGCTGACAACTCAAGTATTGTTGTTCCTATAGATTCTGATGAGAATTCTGTTTCCAAGACTCTAGGTTCTGTAGATTCTAAGGCCATTGAATCCAGTTCCACCTCTTCTTCAACAACTTCAACCGCTAAAGGCCCTTCCAGTTCAAGCACCAAAAGCTCAACTGGTTCAAGTCCAAAGACCACAAAAAATTATACATCCAAATCATCAAGTAACGATTTTTTATCTAAATTAACATTCAATAAATGCTTTTTAGCATTTGCAGTGATACTGATAATATTTTTTATTATTGGAATGTTCGCCCAATTGGACCCGGAGCCTTCCTCGGATAATGGATTGACTTCATTTATGGAAAGATCAAATAGTTATGGATTATCTGATTTTATTGAAGATTCCAATAATTATTCCGATGATTATGATTACGATTATTTAAATTATGGTGGAGACGGCGATTACGCAGATCGTGTAGAGAATTGAAATTTAATACTATTTTTTATTAATCTAAATTTGGTGTAAATAATGAAATCTGCTGTTTTATTTTCAGGTGGAAAAGATAGTGTTATGGCTTTAAATTATGCTATAAACAATGGGGATGATGTAGAATATCTTCTTTCAATCAAGTCCCAAAATGATGAGTCATACATGTTTCACGTTCCGAATATCCATTTAACCGATTTGCAGGCAGAAGCTATAGGAATTCCTATCATAGAAGTCAAAACTGCGGGGGTAAAGGAAGAGGAGCTTGAAGATTTGAAGGAAGGATTTAAGCAATTGAAAAGCCTTGGAATTGAAGCTATCTACACAGGTGCATTATTTTCCACTTATCAAAAATCCAGAATTGAAAGATTGGCAGATGAGATTGGCATTGAAGCCATTTCACCATATTGGCATAAGGATCCTAAGGAATATATGGATTTGGTTATTGATTCCGGATTTAAGGTTATCATCAGCGGTGTTTTTGCTGAGGGTCTTGATGAATCATGGCTCGGCAGGCTCATTGATGAAGAGGCATTGGCAGAACTTGAGAAAATCAGCGAAAAGACATATCTCCATCTTGCTTTTGAAGGAGGAGAGGCTGAAACATTAGTTATTGATGGCCCTATCTTTAAAAAAAGAATTGAAATATTGGATGCAGATATAGATTGGCATGTTAATAATGGCACATATAATATAACAGATGCAAGATTGGTAGATAAGGAATAATTGCAAATCTTTATATTTAACAAAAATTATCCATTAGTATAACGTATTGGGGTGATATTATTTCAAAAGGTTTTAAAAAAAGCATATTAACTATTTCACTTGTTTTCATGATTCTTTTCTCATCTATAATAATCATTGATTCCATTTCTGCAGAAGAGAATGTGCCAAAAGGTTTTGAAACTTACTATATGAGAGGATATGGATTCAATGTCCCAAGTTCATACAAGCTGATTAATGAAGGATGGGATGAAGTTAATCGCTTGAATTACATGAACTTTCAAAAGGGCAGGAATTTTGTAAATATCAGTCTGGAAAGACATTCATCAAGTTTCAATAAGAATGTAATGGATGGATTCAGCTCCTTTAAGTTGAATGATGAGAAACTGTATAAGACCTCAATTTCTGGAATAACCGGATTTTACAATAAGAGGAATAAGGTAAAAACATTTGTTTTTGCATCTGAAGATGATATGATCTATTTGCACATAAAAGGGCCAAGTGTCTCTCATGTGGTTTCATCCATAACCCAAAGGGATTATAGGCCTTATCACAGCAATGAATATGACTTCGATGATGATGCATATTATGAATCAGACGCTTATGATGACTCTTTTGATGATTCTTTTGATGATGCGTCTTATTACAATTACAGATGGTAATTAATTACCATTTTTTTTTTTAAAAAAGTAGTATAATTTGTTTTTTTTTAATTATTTCTAATAAACAATCTTATAATCTATTTTATTCTTTTCTCTTTTTAGAGAATCCATTTTAACAAGGTCAAAGATCAATTTATCTTCGGTTAACCTTTCCCACATCTTGTATATCTTTTTTAGGAAATCCTCATCCAAATCCATTTTTTCAGCTATGATTGGACATTGATAAGTCATGTCATCAACATCATAAATCAAATGCAACTTGTTTTCCTTATCAAAATGTGGGCTAAGAGGAAAAGACCTACATTGAATGGGCCTTAATCTTCTATTGCAGTGTGGTGGATTGGTGCATTTTATATAATAGACTTCCCCATCCCAAGAGTCTGGATATTCGATCTCATCAGTTGTTTCATAAAACATCTCAAACCAATCTGATTCGTTTTCAAGCATTTCCTCTTCTCCAGGAAGCAAATACAATACCATTTCTGCCAATTCATCATTTCTTTCACCATTTTCAACAGTGCAGCAGATGGAATTGCATAGCTCTCCACAATTGAACTTGCCTAATGGAGATGCATTATTGGTCATATTATATATTTTCAAATAATCCTTTTTTCTTATAGAACATTTCATTTTTTCACATTTTTTTCTCTTGATTAGATAATATTTATGTGTCTTTTTCTTAAAAAGTTATTGATTAGAAAAATGGTTTATCAAATAATTCATTTCTTTAAAAGAACATTTTTAAATCATTATTTCATATGAATTCATGCACTAAAGACTTTACATAAATTCTAATTTTTTTACAAAAAACAGCCAGTTTCCTTATAAAACTTTCGATTATGTAAAAAATAGATTACATTTATATACTAGTTTAACAAAATAAGATTATGAATTTATAAGAGGTGATAAAATGAATAAAAGAATTCTAGCCATATGCCTTGCTATATTTATGGCATTCGCGGTTATTCCAACTGGATTTGCAGACAGTTCTAATCAAGTTGTAATAACCTATGGTGAAACTGCATATATGAATCAACAATACAAATCTATGGTTGACGATTATTTTGCAAGCAAAACTAATGTAGATATAAACAGCATAGAATCAAAAGTAATCACTGCTGGAGATGTAAACAAGATTTCCGGTGGTTTCTCAGGAAAATATTACAATTCAAACCAAATCTTTTCCTCTGCTCTTCTTGACTTGAACCAAAATGGGGAAATTACTGTAGATGTGGACAGTTCAATCACTACAATCACTCCTGAAATGTACATGTCAGCACTTAAGTCTGCAGGTATTCAAGGGGGACATGTCTATGTGACAAGTCCAGTGAGTGCTACTGGTGAATCCGCTCTTGCAGGTATTATGGATTGTTATGAGGAAGCTACTGATGTAGAGATCCCAGATAATGTTAAGGAGGCAGCAAACCAAGAGATTGCTACTCAAGCAGACATCATGAACAATTCAAATGTCAGTGCAGATGACTTATCCAAACTAGTGGATGATGTAAAGGAAAAGGTTAGTGAGGAAAACATCACTGATCATGCAACCATTGTAAACATTATCAATGATTACAGTACAACCTACAATATCAACATATCTGACAGTGATATTGAAAACCTTGCTCAAACAATTGAACAAGTGCAATCTGTGCAGGATGATGCAAATGCCTACAAAGAGCAAATCAGCGATTATATGGACAGTTCATCTTCTGGCAATGGATTTATAATGGATGGATTTTCCTTAGATGGTTTGTTCAATAGCATATTAAGCATTTTCAATATAAATCTTTAAAATAATTAAGTAATCTGATTATTACTTAAATTATTTTTTTAATCTTTTTTCTTTTTTTAATCTTCAAGATCTTATTTTTCTTTTCTTTATAACTTGTTTTTCTCTATTTTCTCTATTCTGCTCTATTTTTAGCTTTTTTAGCTATTAAAAAAATATCAAAAATTATTTATTAATAATGTTACATATCTAAAATTAATTAATTTAATGATCTGATAAATCCATGGTTTATTAGTTATTTAAATTAAGGAGGAAATACAATGAAATTTAATAGGATTGCAATTATAGCTATTTTGGCAATTTTAACTGTTGTTTTAGCAGGTTCTGTATCTGCTTTTGACTTAGGTTTCTTAAGTGGCGGCGACAGTGAACCTCAAGAGATAACTGTTGGAGGAATTGACTTCAGCATTCCTGCTGGATTTGATGAAAATGAAGAATACAAAATGGTCAATGAGAAAAGCAACACTTCTGGTATTGACTACTACATGTCTTCTGCTGGTTTTGAAGATGATTCAAAACAAAAAGCTATTTATATCTTAGTGGGAGATTATGATGAGTATAATGTAACTGATGAGATAATTGAATATGTTTTAGATGATATGGACTATGAAAAGAAAACCAT belongs to Methanobrevibacter ruminantium and includes:
- the pyrG gene encoding glutamine hydrolyzing CTP synthase encodes the protein MITGGVVSSIGKGITSASIGRILRSYGLKVAAIKIDPYLNWDSGTLNPYQHGEVFVTYDGMETDLDLGHYERFLDIELPGISNITTGKVYQSVISKERKGDFLGACVQIIPHITNEIKEMVREISAKNDYDVVLVELGGTVGDIESQPFLEALRQLRNEEGSENVMFVHVTFVPYLEAAGEFKTKPTQHSSKELRSMGINPNMIVLRSQKPIDDDLKRKIAHFCDVEFDAVVNTPDAQTIYEVPLVLDRENAGQYISNRINLGIDFENDKNTLNEWAEIVDSLKIQDPVVTIGIVGKYVELEDAYISIRESLHHAAAKIGAKMKIVYLSSDVDVENEEELKAFHEELSKLDGILIPGGFGDRGVEGKLSAVDYAIENEVPIFGICLGMQCMVIQFARRIGMDSANSSEFKDDLEYPVIDMMEEQKKIKNMGGTMRLGAYDCKLIDGTKTKEAYGEDLIQERHRHRYEYNNEYRDVLTENGLVIAGTTPDDFLVEIVELPDHPWFIGCQFHPEFKSRPNNAHPLFASFVKASFENKE
- a CDS encoding DUF1002 domain-containing protein; translated protein: MNKRILAICLAIFMAFAVIPTGFADSSNQVVITYGETAYMNQQYKSMVDDYFASKTNVDINSIESKVITAGDVNKISGGFSGKYYNSNQIFSSALLDLNQNGEITVDVDSSITTITPEMYMSALKSAGIQGGHVYVTSPVSATGESALAGIMDCYEEATDVEIPDNVKEAANQEIATQADIMNNSNVSADDLSKLVDDVKEKVSEENITDHATIVNIINDYSTTYNINISDSDIENLAQTIEQVQSVQDDANAYKEQISDYMDSSSSGNGFIMDGFSLDGLFNSILSIFNINL
- a CDS encoding ribbon-helix-helix domain-containing protein, giving the protein MSEISKNNKEIGKTIATKVPINIHNQLMNLIENGDYLSISDFLREAIREQLKTYKVANFREINYFDAKKEVVSYFIKYDDCFLDEIAIDLELDFELVLNIIKDLMEEGRIVKISNEELFEKRGIDNLDVYRSKDNDSVYKIEGKRFIVESRFKDYEFITIRHNADYKSVFKNNGMVLENASVILSEAYSFIK
- a CDS encoding zinc ribbon domain-containing protein codes for the protein MSKFCPECGFEQHNDNNRYCSNCGFDFYKVENNIKSADNSSIVVPIDSDENSVSKTLGSVDSKAIESSSTSSSTTSTAKGPSSSSTKSSTGSSPKTTKNYTSKSSSNDFLSKLTFNKCFLAFAVILIIFFIIGMFAQLDPEPSSDNGLTSFMERSNSYGLSDFIEDSNNYSDDYDYDYLNYGGDGDYADRVEN
- a CDS encoding TIGR00289 family protein encodes the protein MKSAVLFSGGKDSVMALNYAINNGDDVEYLLSIKSQNDESYMFHVPNIHLTDLQAEAIGIPIIEVKTAGVKEEELEDLKEGFKQLKSLGIEAIYTGALFSTYQKSRIERLADEIGIEAISPYWHKDPKEYMDLVIDSGFKVIISGVFAEGLDESWLGRLIDEEALAELEKISEKTYLHLAFEGGEAETLVIDGPIFKKRIEILDADIDWHVNNGTYNITDARLVDKE
- a CDS encoding prepilin peptidase, whose translation is MFVILLILSIADYYDLKFGIIPNKLSLIIIVYGLIFNSILSLCFNNSLIFIFSIALTALITAISFILWHIGFWGGGDFKLFIGLSLGLSFLDLNNLNLNYFSSLNIPIFNQWIFYPKIISILLNGILIALVLIFISISYESIKNKKLKHYSKLSILDFSSVFSKLTTKTVDIKSLSEGMVLKKYYFKNQIAYDRINELKNKINSNTNLNAFNEGDIYYFSSSNSMGLTKEDIKLINGLYKMDIIKNHDFEIRAEIPFMPFITLGYVGFLFFGDFIAIISGFIKIMF